The proteins below are encoded in one region of Gemmatimonadaceae bacterium:
- a CDS encoding MoaD/ThiS family protein encodes MSITVHLPTMLARLAGDSQALEASGDTVGDALTDVIARFPALGPRLRDDAGKPYGFVTFYLNDEDIRFRGGFAAPVADGDEVIVVPTVAGG; translated from the coding sequence ATGAGCATCACCGTCCACCTGCCCACCATGCTCGCCCGTCTCGCCGGCGACTCACAGGCGCTCGAGGCGAGCGGCGACACGGTGGGCGATGCGCTCACCGACGTCATCGCACGCTTCCCCGCCCTTGGGCCCCGGCTGCGCGATGACGCCGGCAAGCCCTACGGATTCGTGACGTTCTACCTGAACGACGAAGACATTCGCTTTCGCGGTGGATTCGCCGCGCCCGTGGCCGACGGCGACGAAGTGATTGTCGTCCCGACCGTCGCCGGCGGGTGA